The sequence TTGATAATGAGCAAGTCCGATTTCATGATACCAGGGCCGCCTTTACGAGGAATTTTATCGCCTGCCGAGACATCAATGACATATAGCGTCAAGTCGGATAATTCAGGGCTAAAAGTCGCTGCCAAATTATCACCACCAGACTCGATGATAATAAGCTCAAGACCTGCAAATTGCTGCTGTAATTCGGCGATGGCAGATAAGTTAATTGAGGCATCTTCACGGATGGCAGTATGCGGGCAGCCACCGGTTTCAACACCGCGAATGCGCTCAGCGGGCATCGCCTCATGACGGGTTAAAAATTCAGAGTCTTCTTTGGTATAAATATCATTAGTTACCACGGCCATATTGATGTCATCGCGCAGGCGTTGACATAGTCTCAGCGTCAATGCCGTTTTTCCTGAGCCAACGGGACCGCCAATACCTAGGCGTAGGGGAGACAAGGTCGTGTCTGAATGTTTGCTTTCGACTTTGGGTGTTAGTGCCATAAATAAAGTTCCTTGATGAGAGTTGTGTTTATTAACGATTAAGAGCGAAATAGGCGGCTGTATTGCCTTTCATGCTGACAAGACAGTATGGCTAAATTTGGTAGGTTGGCGGACATATGTAGCTGTTGATAGAGAAGATTTAGCTTAAATGTTGTTATATCAGAGCAATCAGTCATTAACGCCATATGTTGAACGTGCGAAAATTTTTGCTGGACGTTAGCAGCCAGTGGCTGTATTTGCTGACTTAATAACTGTTGCAGCTGCCAAATGATGCGCTGTCCTGCCATTTGTCCAAGCGGTACGGTTTTGACCGCAGCCAGCACCATATTTTCAATTTGACCAAAGGCATAGGTGGTGATGGCTTGTACAGGCTTAAGTTGCCAGTGCGAGCTGACATGGGCAAACAGTGGCAAAAATCCATGAGCGAGTAAGCTATCAGGCACGTTGAGCTCAAGAACATTATCTAGCCATGCGGATAAAGACAGTGCCAATTGACTTGACTCATAGACAAACTCTTTGGTTTCGCGGCTAGCGTGATAATCGGCACCTAAAGCATCAGTCAGCGCCACATCATTAATCATAAGTGCCTCTATCATGAGTGCCAGTAGCGGTAGCTCATAACGACATAATGCCAGCTCCAAATAGTCACTCATAAACGCTAAACCACTGCTTTCGTCGTGAATGAGCCCTGATTCGATAGCAGGCTCTATGCCTTGCGAGTAGGTATAACTGCCAATAGGTAGGTTGCTTGACGCCAGCATGAGCAAACGTCCAGTTACCTCTGTATTATTCAGATCATTTATACCTTGTGTTGTACTGGCAGGATGCTGGGAGTGTGTGGCATGATTAGTCATGATTATGCTCATGATTACGGCTATGGCTATGGCTGTGAGCGTCAGAGTGATTGTGCTGATGGTTATCGCTATGTGCATGGCTATGACTATGATCACGATTGTGGCTATGAGAGTGAGAATGTCCGCCGTGCTCACCTTTATACGCACCCGTTTCTGGCTCAAATGGCGCTTGTACGGCTTGGGTATATAGGCCAAGTTGATGTAACATCGCTTCTAAAACATGGTCAGGCTCAAAGTAGAGTGCATTAGGTGTCAGCATTAAAGGAACATGGCGGTTGCCTAAATGGTAAGCGCCTTTCATAAGGTCAAAATCATTATCGGCAGTCACTTCGATTAATCCCTGCTTGGCAGCCATAATCTGTATTAAATTGCCTTGATGGTCTGCTAGCACACTGTCATTCTTAATGGTTTCCGTACGTGGCAAATCAACACCAATGGATTCTTGATGCTGTGTTTCTGCTTTAAAACGGCTACGTTGACGGGTATCGAAATCTAAATATAAAAAGTTTTCTGCCTGTTTTTGCCTATCAATAATCGCTTGTTGTTCAGCGCTGAGGGTTGATAGATCAAGACGTTGCGTATAAATGTTCATAATTATGTTTATAGTCCGTTAAAGTAGATGGTTGACAGCTGATGGTAGATTATCAGCACGACAATAAAAAGCAGCTAGAACAAAAAATAGCGCTGTGCCATCGGTAGATAGTCGGCAGGCTCACAGGTCAGCAGCTCACCATCTGCGTACACTTCATAAGTCTCAGGGTTAA is a genomic window of Psychrobacter cibarius containing:
- the ureG gene encoding urease accessory protein UreG, which encodes MALTPKVESKHSDTTLSPLRLGIGGPVGSGKTALTLRLCQRLRDDINMAVVTNDIYTKEDSEFLTRHEAMPAERIRGVETGGCPHTAIREDASINLSAIAELQQQFAGLELIIIESGGDNLAATFSPELSDLTLYVIDVSAGDKIPRKGGPGIMKSDLLIINKTDLAPFVGASLEVMAHDAKKMRGDKPVVFSNMKTGEGLDDIVAFILDKGMLSVA
- a CDS encoding urease accessory UreF family protein is translated as MTNHATHSQHPASTTQGINDLNNTEVTGRLLMLASSNLPIGSYTYSQGIEPAIESGLIHDESSGLAFMSDYLELALCRYELPLLALMIEALMINDVALTDALGADYHASRETKEFVYESSQLALSLSAWLDNVLELNVPDSLLAHGFLPLFAHVSSHWQLKPVQAITTYAFGQIENMVLAAVKTVPLGQMAGQRIIWQLQQLLSQQIQPLAANVQQKFSHVQHMALMTDCSDITTFKLNLLYQQLHMSANLPNLAILSCQHERQYSRLFRS
- the ureE gene encoding urease accessory protein UreE; its protein translation is MNIYTQRLDLSTLSAEQQAIIDRQKQAENFLYLDFDTRQRSRFKAETQHQESIGVDLPRTETIKNDSVLADHQGNLIQIMAAKQGLIEVTADNDFDLMKGAYHLGNRHVPLMLTPNALYFEPDHVLEAMLHQLGLYTQAVQAPFEPETGAYKGEHGGHSHSHSHNRDHSHSHAHSDNHQHNHSDAHSHSHSRNHEHNHD